The following proteins are encoded in a genomic region of Ostrea edulis chromosome 7, xbOstEdul1.1, whole genome shotgun sequence:
- the LOC125654735 gene encoding protein lin-41-like, with amino-acid sequence MATPTSWAQHVITCDLCDNPTQQFCNNCQLSLCVDCVSKHVDAHKRLAHDIVSFTNRKIQLVYAECKLHPDQRCEAHCRQCDVPVCMKCVLGPHKGHDAVEVSKVIDSRKKELRKDNDEIKTVLIPKYTKCEADMKSKITKANARYGFLENEIEKKRNLWHQEVNVIFDTMGSRLQSTKENHIDTLTTRHASLRDVILQLETQLEENKKILKSIKTSEINNHKSNLKEYRDIVIETDVDIPSLKASAVQGQEFSVELGEFKATLMQTSKHAETDKVSPSPVKDLFDNARLISSISHKIKALRSMSCVGTDEVWVMGEKYVPTRIDMRGAVQKTCSAKCSKNDITVNKEGDLIYSDSERGIVNIFRNGKIETLVVLQGWTPEGICCTRSGDILVSMSLDQSRSKIVRFKGQTITQEIDKDKDGKEIFKGGQFMLFVAENNNGDICVSDQNAGVVVVVNGSGKVRFRYDGKEAMKKASLSFGPFKISREKAFDPQMIVTDSMSRIIVADDDNHRLHILDQNGQFLKCFESPEIKHPGAISVDSSGRLWVSLKAVGEIKVIEYTAAKDASA; translated from the coding sequence ATGGCAACACCCACCTCCTGGGCACAGCATGTCATCACATGTGACCTTTGTGATAACCCCACCCAGCAGTTCTGTAATAACTGTCAACTCAGTCTGTGTGTGGACTGTGTTAGTAAACACGTGGACGCTCACAAGCGGCTGGCCCATGACATCGTCTCCTTCACGAACAGAAAGATACAGCTCGTCTACGCCGAGTGCAAACTTCATCCTGACCAAAGATGCGAAGCCCACTGCCGGCAGTGTGATGTCCCGGTCTGCATGAAATGTGTCCTTGGTCCTCATAAAGGTCATGATGCGGTTGAAGTTTCAAAAGTTATCGACAGCAGGAAAAAAGAATTACGAAAAGACAATGATGAGATTAAAACTGTTTTGATTCCGAAGTATACAAAATGCGAGGCTGATATGAAAAGTAAAATCACAAAAGCAAATGCTAGATATGGCTTTTTGGAGAATGAAATTGAGAAGAAAAGAAATTTATGGCACCAAGAAGTGAATGTCATATTTGATACCATGGGTTCAAGGTTACAATCAACGAAAGAAAATCATATAGATACCTTAACAACTCGTCATGCCTCGCTCAGGGACGTGATTTTACAACTGGAAACCCAACttgaagaaaataagaaaatccTGAAGTCCATTAAAACGTCGGAGATAAACAACCATAAATCCAATCTGAAGGAATACAGGGACATCGTTATAGAGACTGATGTGGACATTCCTTCTTTGAAAGCAAGCGCAGTCCAAGGACAAGAGTTCAGCGTGGAGTTGGGAGAATTCAAAGCCACACTGATGCAGACTTCAAAGCACGCGGAGACGGATAAAGTCTCGCCATCACCAGTAAAAGATTTGTTCGACAATGCCAGACTGATTTCCTCCATTTCTCATAAGATAAAAGCTCTCAGGAGTATGTCATGCGTCGGAACAGATGAAGTTTGGGTGATGGGAGAAAAGTATGTACCGACAAGGATTGACATGCGCGGCGCTGTACAGAAAACGTGCTCTGCCAAATGTTCCAAAAACGACATCACTGTGAATAAGGAAGGTGATCTGATATACAGTGATTCTGAAAGAGGAATTGTGAACATATTTAGAAATGGAAAGATAGAGACATTGGTCGTTTTACAAGGCTGGACACCGGAAGGAATATGTTGTACCCGATCAGGTGATATTCTTGTCAGTATGAGTCTTGATCAAAGCCGATCTAAAATTGTTCGATTTAAGGGACAAACAATCACACAGGAAATAGATAAGGACAAGGATGGGAAGGAAATATTCAAAGGAGGACAGTTCATGCTTTTTGTGGCGGAGAATAACaatggagacatttgtgtttccGATCAGAATGCCGGAGTTGTAGTCGTCGTGAACGGGTCAGGAAAAGTCCGGTTCCGATACGACGGCAAAGAAGCCATGAAGAAGGCGTCCTTAAGTTTTGGTCCGTTCAAAATATCCAGAGAGAAGGCTTTTGACCCCCAGATGATAGTCACAGATTCCATGAGTCGCATCATAGTGGCAGATGATGACAATCATCGGTTGCATATCCTGGATCAGAACGGACAGTTCctgaaatgttttgaaagtCCTGAAATAAAACACCCAGGGGCGATAAGTGTGGATAGTTCCGGAAGGCTGTGGGTGTCGCTGAAAGCTGTTGGTGAAATTAAAGTGATTGAATATACCGCGGCGAAAGATGCCTCAGCTTGA